The nucleotide sequence ccaccaccaagcccacctacatcaccaccaccaagcccacctacatcaccaccaccaagcccacctacatcaccaccaccaagcccacctacatcaccaccaccaagcccaccttcatcaccaccaccaagcccacctacatcaccaccaccaagcccacctacatcaccaccaccaagcccacctacatcaccaccaccaagcccaccttcatcaccaccaccaagcccacctacatcaccaccaccaagcccacctacatcaccaccaccaagccCACACACTGAAGAGATAAAGAAGGGAAAACCATATGTGGGACAAATTGTTGCCATAAGTATGGAGGGGCTGCAGGTGAACTGCATGAAACAACGTGGAGACAAAAATGGTTTTGTCTGGCCAAATAGGCGAGACTGCATTTATTATCAAGATCAGGAAGTTGTTTGTGGCTTATCACAACCTCAGCAAGGCAGTCGGTTTGCTACTCTCTCCAAATTTGACTGGCTTATGTACAATGGAGTCTAGATGAACTGATTTATTTGTGGATCCACTCAGCTACGCTGTATGTTCACGGTTCAAATGATATAAAACAATTGTTTGTTTTACTTATATTAATACATATTGCAGACcagttttgaaatgaaatgacatTTGATACACAAACATATGTTCATATGGTTCatacaatatttaatcaaataaatcaataaaatttgaatattacctTCCAGCATTTAAGAGTGGTTAAATATTTCCTGCCATATGAGTGATCAGTACTCACCAATAAGTAGGATAATACATGGTTTGCATTGACACATGGCGACATTATCATATGGTGTGACACTATATCATTTGGTGTGACATTCCAAATTGTGAAAATAACATACCTTTATTAATGATAAAACCTGAAAATATTCATGGAATACATAGAAAATAGTATCAGCAAGagtcacaaatatttttataattttctagCAAGGTTTGTcacaataaatagaaaatatgttGAAAGACCGACGGCATAGGTCTCACATTGAGcaatgttttagaaaataatacacaaatgtaataaattttGAC is from Xyrauchen texanus isolate HMW12.3.18 chromosome 8, RBS_HiC_50CHRs, whole genome shotgun sequence and encodes:
- the LOC127647789 gene encoding uncharacterized protein LOC127647789 isoform X2, translating into MQSRLFGQTKPFLSPRCFMQFTCSPSILMATICPTYGFPFFISSVCGLGGGDVGGLGGGDVGGLGGGDEGGLGGGDVGGLGGGDVGGLGGGDVGGLGGGDEGGLGGGDEGGLGGGDVGPGT
- the LOC127647789 gene encoding uncharacterized protein LOC127647789 isoform X1 — encoded protein: MQSRLFGQTKPFLSPRCFMQFTCSPSILMATICPTYGFPFFISSVCGLGGGDVGGLGGGDVGGLGGGDEGGLGGGDVGGLGGGDVGGLGGGDVGGLGGGDEGGLGGGDVGGLGGGDVGGLGGGDEGGLGGGDVGPGT